A single window of Solanum dulcamara chromosome 5, daSolDulc1.2, whole genome shotgun sequence DNA harbors:
- the LOC129890669 gene encoding zinc finger BED domain-containing protein RICESLEEPER 1-like yields the protein MEDETSQTTNVSGSAPLALTESLDSTPEVEQHSVTVKRKAIESRSTAWPHYDKHIEDGINKAKWKHCGKVLLADSTKNGTSGMNKHLKIYPKNPNKVNTFNFKYKQSNLNFPLESEMRDGAIWTFDQEVSRRALVEMLILDELPFHFVEKEGFKKFMKKTQPLFRVRRTVTRDYYVVFGEERQKFMKYLKETSPKVVTSHKGDEMVRCISKCLLDWKLEKIITITVDNASSNDVIVKELHKQMVNWGFKIKCGNHVHVICMAHILNLIVQDGMKEVGPSIKRVRKMVKYVRQSPTRIRKFAEYCELKNIDSKKLLCLDVSIWWNSTYMMLDAAQHFESAFDRFDLEDGGLSTYLANHVCEDGSVASVLESDDWQKVRNMVIFLKRFYDLTEKVSGSLYVTSNGHFEDIIELHNHLRECMKDNDSSLAEMGEKMKENVAAAGIVVDILQVCRVQLQDGGAAGVRWCVDLPQCSSAALELLLLDVVVVGCCMLHLTLMKAQLQQLWWFSQQVVAWSWMLQLCNCKITNLRGDPSHQAAASK from the exons ATGGAAGATGAAACAAGTCAAACAACCAATGTCAGTGGAAGTGCACCTCTAGCTCTTACTGAGTCTCTTGATTCAACACCGGAAGTTGAACAACATTCAGTGACTGTGAAGAGGAAAGCTATAGAATCAAGATCTACTGCTTGGCCGCATTATGATAAGCACATAGAAGATGGAATTAATAAAGCAAAGTGGAAACATTGTGGTAAAGTTCTCTTAGCTGATTCAACTAAAAATGGAACAAGTGGAATgaataaacatttgaaaatttatcctaaaaatccaaataaggttAACACTTTCAATTTCAAGTACAAAcaatcaaatttaaactttCCATTAGAAAGTGAAATGCGTGATGGGGCAATTTGGACTTTTGATCAAGAGGTATCTCGGAGGGCTTTAGTTGAGATGTTAATCCTTGATGAGCTTCCTTTTCATTTTGttgaaaaggaaggttttaagaagtttatgaaaaaaacccAACCTTTATTCCGAGTCCGTAGAACAGTGACTAGGGATTATTATGTAGTTTTTGGTGAGGAGAGAcaaaagtttatgaagtatttGAAAGAAACATCACCGAAA gTTGTTACTAGTCATAAGGGTGACGAAATGGTCCGTTGTATTAGTAAGTGTTTGCTTGATTGGAAATTGGAGAAAATTATCACTATAACTGTAGATAATGCTTCTTCTAATGATGTCATAGTGAAAGAGTTACACAAACAAATGGTTAATTGgggatttaaaataaaatgtggTAACCATGTTCACGTGATATGTATGGCTCACATTTTGAATCTTATTGTGCAAGATGGCATGAAAGAAGTTGGTCCATCTATCAAACGTGTTAGGAAAATGGTGAAATATGTTAGACAATCTCCCACAAGGATTAGAAAATTTGCGGAATATTGtgaactaaaaaatatagacaGTAAGAAGTTATTATGTTTAGATGTTTCAATTTGGTGGAATTCGACCTACATGATGTTGGATGCCGCACAACATTTTGAGAGTGCATTTGATAGGTTTGATCTTGAAGATGGTGGATTGTCAACTTATCTTGCTAATCATGTTTGTGAAGATGGAAGTGTTGCAagtgtacttgaaagtgatgATTGGCAAAAGGTGAGAAAtatggtaatatttcttaaaagattttatgatcTAACTGAGAAGGTTTCAGGTTCACTCTACGTCACTTCTAATGGTCACTTTGAAGATATAATTGAGCTTCACAATCATTTAAGAGAGTGTATGAAAGACAATGATTCTTCTTTGGCAGAAATGggagaaaaaatgaaagaaaa TGTAGCTGCTGCAGGTATTGTTGTTGACATATTGCAGGTCTGTAGGGTACAGCTGCAAGATGGT GGAGCTGCAGGTGTTAGATGGTGTGTTGATCTACCCCAATGTAGCTCTGCAGCTctggagttgttgttgttggatgttgttgttgtaggttGTTGTATGTTGCATCTTACACTTATGAAAGCTCAACTGCAACAACTTTGGTGGTTCT CTCAGCAAGTTGTTGCTTGGAGTTGGATGTTGCAGCTCTGCAACTGCAAGATAACCAATCTGAGAGGTGATCCTTCACATCAGGCTGCAGCTTCAAAGTGA